One region of Pseudomonas sp. B21-040 genomic DNA includes:
- the rep gene encoding DNA helicase Rep, whose product MSRLNPRQQEAVSYVGGPLLVLAGAGSGKTSVITRKIAHLIQNCGIRAQYIVAMTFTNKAAREMKERVGTLLKGGEGRGLTVCTFHNLGLNIIRKEHVRLGYKPGFSIFDETDVKALMTDIMQKEYAGDDGVDEIKNMIGSWKNDLILPAEALENARNPKEQTAAIVYTHYQRTLKAFNAVDFDDLILLPVKLFQEHADILEKWQNKVRYLLVDEYQDTNASQYLLVKLLIGTRNQFTVVGDDDQSIYAWRGARPENLMLLKDDYPSLKVVMLEQNYRSTSRILRCANVLISNNPHEFEKQLWSEMGHGDEIRVIRCRNEDAEAERVAVELLTLHLRTDRPYSDFAILYRGNYQAKLIELKLQHHQIPYRLSGGNSFFGRQEVKDLMAYFRLIVNPDDDNAFLRVINVPRREIGSTTLEKLGNYATERKISMYAATDEIGLGEHLDTRFTDRLSRFKRFMDKVREQCAGEDPISALRSMVMDIDYENWLRTNSSSDKAADYRMGNVWFLIEALKNTLEKDEEGEMTVEDAIGKLVLRDMLERQQEEEDGAEGVQMMTLHASKGLEFPYVFIMGMEEEILPHRSSIEADTIEEERRLAYVGITRARQTLAFTFAAKRKQYGEIIDCAPSRFLDELPPDDLAWEGNDDTPVEVKAVRGNTALADIRAMLKR is encoded by the coding sequence ATGTCCCGACTCAATCCCCGGCAGCAAGAAGCCGTGAGCTACGTCGGCGGCCCTCTTTTGGTGCTCGCCGGTGCAGGCTCCGGCAAGACCAGCGTGATCACCCGCAAAATTGCGCACCTGATCCAGAACTGCGGCATCCGCGCCCAGTACATCGTCGCCATGACCTTTACCAACAAGGCCGCGCGCGAGATGAAGGAACGGGTCGGCACATTGCTCAAGGGTGGCGAAGGCCGTGGCCTGACCGTGTGCACCTTCCACAATCTGGGCCTGAACATCATCCGCAAGGAACACGTGCGCCTGGGTTACAAACCGGGCTTCTCGATCTTTGACGAAACTGACGTCAAAGCCTTGATGACCGACATCATGCAGAAGGAATACGCGGGCGACGACGGCGTCGACGAGATCAAGAACATGATCGGCTCGTGGAAAAACGACCTGATCCTGCCCGCCGAAGCCCTGGAAAACGCGCGCAACCCCAAGGAGCAGACCGCCGCCATCGTCTACACCCACTATCAGCGCACGCTCAAGGCGTTCAACGCGGTGGACTTCGACGACCTGATCCTGCTGCCGGTAAAGCTGTTCCAGGAACACGCCGACATCCTCGAAAAGTGGCAGAACAAAGTCCGCTACCTGCTGGTCGACGAATACCAGGACACCAACGCCAGCCAGTATTTGCTGGTGAAATTGCTGATCGGCACGCGCAACCAGTTCACCGTGGTCGGCGACGACGACCAGTCGATTTACGCTTGGCGCGGCGCCCGTCCGGAAAACCTGATGCTGCTCAAGGACGACTATCCGTCCCTGAAAGTGGTGATGCTGGAGCAAAACTACCGCTCCACCAGCCGCATCCTGCGTTGCGCCAACGTGCTGATCTCGAACAATCCGCACGAGTTCGAAAAACAGCTGTGGAGCGAGATGGGCCACGGCGACGAAATCCGCGTGATCCGCTGCCGCAACGAAGACGCCGAAGCCGAGCGCGTGGCGGTGGAACTGCTGACGCTGCATTTGCGCACAGACCGCCCGTACAGCGATTTCGCGATCCTGTATCGCGGCAACTACCAGGCCAAGCTGATCGAGCTGAAGCTGCAACACCACCAGATTCCGTATCGCCTCTCCGGCGGCAACAGCTTTTTCGGGCGTCAGGAAGTGAAAGACCTGATGGCCTACTTCCGCCTGATCGTGAACCCGGACGACGACAACGCCTTCCTGCGGGTGATCAACGTCCCACGCCGGGAGATCGGTTCGACCACCCTGGAAAAGCTCGGCAACTACGCCACCGAACGCAAAATCTCGATGTACGCCGCCACCGATGAGATCGGTCTGGGTGAGCATCTGGACACGCGCTTCACCGATCGCCTGTCGCGCTTCAAGCGCTTCATGGACAAGGTGCGCGAGCAGTGCGCCGGCGAAGACCCGATCTCGGCATTGCGCAGCATGGTCATGGACATCGACTACGAGAACTGGCTACGCACCAACAGCTCCAGTGACAAGGCCGCCGATTACCGCATGGGCAACGTCTGGTTCCTGATCGAGGCGTTGAAAAACACCCTGGAGAAAGACGAAGAAGGCGAGATGACCGTCGAAGACGCCATCGGCAAACTCGTCCTGCGCGACATGCTCGAACGCCAGCAGGAAGAGGAAGACGGCGCCGAAGGTGTGCAAATGATGACCTTGCACGCGTCCAAAGGCCTGGAATTCCCTTACGTGTTCATCATGGGCATGGAAGAGGAAATCCTCCCGCACCGCTCCAGCATCGAAGCCGACACCATCGAAGAAGAACGCCGCCTGGCCTACGTCGGGATTACCCGCGCGCGCCAGACCCTGGCCTTTACCTTCGCCGCCAAGCGCAAGCAGTACGGCGAAATCATCGACTGCGCGCCGAGCCGCTTCCTTGATGAGCTGCCGCCGGACGATCTGGCGTGGGAAGGCAACGACGACACACCGGTTGAAGTCAAAGCCGTTCGCGGAAATACCGCATTGGCGGATATACGCGCGATGTTAAAGCGCTAG
- a CDS encoding xanthine phosphoribosyltransferase, protein MEALHQKIREQGIVLSDQVLKVDAFLNHQIDPALMKLIGDEFAALFKDSGITKIVTIEASGIAPAIMTGLNLGVPVIFARKQQSLTLTENLLSATVYSFTKKTESTVAISPRHLTSSDRVLIIDDFLANGKASQALISIIKQAGATVAGLGIVIEKSFQGGRAELDAQGYRVESLARVQSLAGGVVTFIE, encoded by the coding sequence ATGGAAGCACTGCACCAGAAAATTCGCGAACAAGGCATCGTGCTTTCCGATCAGGTCCTGAAGGTAGACGCCTTTTTGAACCACCAGATCGACCCGGCCCTGATGAAGCTGATCGGCGACGAATTCGCCGCACTGTTCAAGGACTCGGGCATCACCAAGATCGTCACCATCGAAGCCTCGGGCATCGCCCCGGCGATCATGACCGGTTTGAACCTCGGCGTGCCGGTGATCTTCGCCCGCAAGCAGCAGTCCCTGACCCTGACTGAAAACCTGCTGTCGGCGACCGTTTACTCGTTCACCAAGAAGACCGAAAGCACCGTGGCGATTTCCCCGCGCCACCTGACCAGCAGCGACCGCGTGCTGATCATCGATGACTTTTTGGCCAACGGTAAGGCATCGCAGGCACTGATCTCGATCATCAAACAGGCGGGCGCGACCGTGGCCGGTTTGGGCATCGTGATCGAGAAGTCGTTCCAGGGTGGCCGTGCGGAACTGGATGCGCAGGGTTATCGCGTTGAATCGCTGGCCCGCGTGCAGTCGCTGGCCGGTGGTGTTGTGACCTTCATCGAGTAA
- a CDS encoding acetyl-CoA hydrolase/transferase C-terminal domain-containing protein, translating to MVQLCSIEQAVDDVLARLPAHIHMGLPLGLGKPNHFVNALYQRIAQLPQRRLTIYTALCLGRPALGDGLQKRFLEPFIEQVFGDYPELDFLQGLHKDNLPPNIHIQQFFMQPGSLLHSASAQQDYVSSNYSHAARDINAAGLNLVAQLVASHSDHPDRLSLSCNPDITLDLLPMIAKRRAAGETILLVGQVHNDLPYMPGDAEVGIDTFDLLIDKKDSTTLFSTPNMPVGFQDHFIGLHASTLVRDGGTLQIGIGAMGDALTAALLARQADNDGYKALLADVNLSQWAQLIEREGGLEPFARGLYGCSEMFVNGLLVLADAGIVRRKVYPDVLTQQQANAGTLDEAAQTDGISIHGGFFLGSRSFYERLRELPQSKRVEFNMTRISYINELYGQEELKRLQRLDARFINTVFTMTLLGAGVADQLQDGRVLSGVGGQYNFVAQGHALEGARSVLLLRSWREAGGEVSSNIVWEYGHCTIPRHLRDIVVTEYGIADLRGKTDAAVIESLLNISDSRFQSGLIEQAQSVGKLPKDFRLDPRFADNSPQRLQTIQGRHPNLFPEYPLGSDFTAVERDVLRALNWLKSKFKLTEILELGRAALDAPEASAFPEHLERMQLTHPDGLKEDLFQRLLLAGLKATAQ from the coding sequence ATGGTTCAGCTGTGTTCAATCGAACAGGCCGTGGATGATGTGTTGGCACGGTTGCCGGCGCACATTCACATGGGCTTGCCCCTTGGCCTGGGTAAACCCAACCACTTCGTCAACGCGCTGTACCAGCGCATTGCGCAACTGCCGCAGCGGCGACTGACGATCTACACCGCGCTGTGCCTGGGCCGTCCGGCATTGGGCGATGGTTTGCAGAAGCGCTTCCTCGAACCCTTCATCGAACAGGTATTCGGCGACTATCCGGAGCTGGATTTTCTGCAGGGTCTGCACAAAGACAACCTGCCGCCGAACATCCACATCCAGCAGTTCTTCATGCAGCCCGGCAGCCTGCTGCACAGCGCGTCAGCCCAGCAGGACTACGTCAGCAGCAACTACAGCCACGCCGCACGGGACATCAACGCTGCCGGTTTGAACCTGGTCGCGCAATTGGTGGCGAGCCACAGCGATCATCCCGATCGCCTGAGCCTGAGTTGCAACCCGGACATCACCCTCGACCTGTTGCCCATGATTGCCAAACGCCGGGCGGCGGGGGAGACGATCCTGCTGGTGGGCCAGGTGCACAACGACTTGCCCTATATGCCAGGCGACGCGGAGGTGGGCATCGACACCTTTGATCTGCTGATCGACAAGAAAGACAGCACCACGCTGTTTTCCACGCCGAACATGCCGGTGGGCTTTCAGGATCACTTCATCGGCCTGCACGCCAGCACTCTGGTGCGCGACGGCGGCACGCTGCAGATCGGTATCGGCGCCATGGGCGATGCGCTGACGGCGGCGTTGCTGGCGCGTCAGGCCGACAATGACGGTTACAAGGCTTTGCTGGCAGACGTGAATCTGAGCCAGTGGGCGCAGTTGATCGAGCGCGAAGGCGGCCTCGAACCTTTCGCCAGAGGCCTGTACGGTTGCAGCGAAATGTTCGTCAACGGCTTGCTGGTGCTCGCGGATGCCGGGATTGTGCGGCGCAAGGTCTATCCCGACGTCCTCACCCAGCAGCAGGCGAATGCCGGCACTCTGGACGAGGCCGCGCAAACCGACGGCATTTCGATTCACGGCGGGTTTTTCCTGGGATCACGCAGTTTCTATGAGCGCTTGCGGGAATTGCCGCAGAGCAAGCGCGTTGAATTCAACATGACCCGCATCAGCTACATCAATGAGCTTTACGGTCAGGAAGAACTCAAGCGCCTGCAGCGCCTGGATGCGCGCTTCATCAACACGGTGTTCACCATGACCCTGCTCGGCGCCGGTGTGGCCGATCAGTTGCAAGACGGGCGAGTGCTCAGCGGTGTGGGCGGGCAGTACAACTTCGTCGCCCAGGGGCATGCACTGGAAGGCGCACGTTCGGTGCTGTTGCTGCGCAGTTGGCGTGAGGCGGGCGGTGAGGTCAGTTCGAACATCGTCTGGGAGTACGGCCACTGCACGATCCCCCGGCACCTGCGCGACATCGTGGTCACCGAGTACGGTATCGCCGACTTGCGCGGCAAGACGGATGCGGCCGTGATCGAGTCCTTGCTGAATATCAGCGACTCACGGTTCCAGTCGGGGCTGATCGAGCAGGCGCAGAGCGTTGGCAAGTTGCCCAAGGACTTCCGTCTCGACCCACGTTTCGCCGATAACAGTCCGCAGCGATTACAGACGATTCAGGGGCGGCATCCGAACCTGTTTCCGGAGTATCCGCTGGGCAGTGATTTCACCGCGGTGGAGCGCGACGTGTTGCGGGCCCTGAACTGGCTGAAGAGCAAATTCAAGCTGACGGAGATTCTGGAATTGGGCAGGGCGGCACTGGATGCGCCAGAGGCTTCGGCGTTTCCAGAGCATCTTGAACGGATGCAACTGACCCACCCGGATGGGCTGAAGGAAGACCTGTTTCAGCGATTGCTGCTGGCCGGTCTGAAAGCCACCGCGCAATAA
- a CDS encoding cytochrome c5 family protein gives MKMLAVPATVLALWAVSAQAATNDDIAKRLEPVGQVCVQGKECKGMEVAASAGGGGGAKTPDEVIAKHCNACHGTGLLGAPKIGDAAAWGERAKKEGGVDGLLAKAISGLNAMPPKGTCADCADAELKGAIQKMSGLK, from the coding sequence ATGAAAATGCTGGCTGTACCAGCAACCGTATTGGCCCTTTGGGCTGTCAGCGCTCAAGCTGCGACGAACGACGATATTGCCAAACGCCTTGAGCCAGTCGGCCAGGTTTGCGTTCAGGGCAAAGAGTGCAAGGGGATGGAAGTTGCTGCCTCTGCTGGCGGTGGTGGCGGTGCCAAAACCCCTGACGAGGTGATTGCAAAACATTGCAACGCTTGCCACGGCACTGGCCTGTTGGGCGCACCGAAAATCGGTGACGCCGCAGCGTGGGGCGAGCGTGCCAAGAAGGAAGGCGGTGTTGACGGCCTGCTCGCAAAGGCGATCTCCGGCCTCAATGCAATGCCGCCAAAAGGCACCTGCGCCGATTGCGCGGACGCCGAGCTCAAAGGCGCCATCCAGAAGATGTCCGGCCTGAAATAA
- a CDS encoding cupin domain-containing protein: protein MDVGERLQSIRKLKGLSQRELAKRAGVTNSTISMIEKNSVSPSISSLRKVLGGIPMSMVEFFSEEILQEKPTQIVYKANELIDISDGAVTMKLVGRAHPSRAIAFLNEIYPPGADTGDEMLTHEGEETGILVEGRLELVVGLETFVLEAGDSYYFESTKPHRFRNPFDAPARLISAATPANF, encoded by the coding sequence TTGGACGTCGGTGAACGACTGCAATCCATCCGTAAGCTCAAAGGCCTTTCGCAGCGTGAGCTCGCCAAGCGCGCGGGTGTCACCAACAGCACGATTTCGATGATCGAGAAGAACAGCGTCAGCCCCTCGATCAGTTCGCTGCGCAAAGTACTGGGCGGGATTCCCATGTCCATGGTCGAGTTCTTTTCTGAAGAAATCCTGCAGGAAAAACCGACGCAGATCGTCTACAAAGCCAACGAACTGATCGATATTTCCGATGGCGCAGTGACCATGAAACTGGTCGGCCGTGCTCATCCGAGCCGGGCCATCGCCTTTCTGAATGAAATCTACCCGCCAGGCGCCGATACCGGTGACGAGATGCTCACCCATGAGGGCGAGGAGACCGGCATTTTGGTGGAGGGTCGGCTGGAACTGGTGGTCGGGCTTGAAACTTTTGTGCTCGAAGCCGGCGATAGCTACTACTTTGAGAGTACCAAGCCGCATCGTTTCCGTAATCCGTTCGATGCGCCGGCGCGACTAATCAGCGCAGCGACACCGGCGAATTTCTAA
- the alr gene encoding alanine racemase codes for MRPARALIDLQALRHNYRIAREITGAKALAVIKADAYGHGAVRCAQALEVEADGFAVACIEEALELRSAGIRAPVLLLEGFFEADELSLIVEHDFWCVVHSLWQLEAIEKASLSKPITVWLKLDSGMHRVGLHPKDYQAAYQRLLASGKVAKVVLMSHFARADELHEQSSAEQVAVFEAARQGLSAEISLRNSPAVLGWPQIPSDWVRPGIMLYGATPFEEANAVASRLQPVMTLESKVISVRELPAGEPIGYGAKFITPKPMRVGVVAMGYADGYPRQAPTGTPVLVAGQRSQLIGRVSMDMLCIDLTDVPQAGLGSTVELWGKNILASDVAAAADTIPYQIFCNLRRVPLLYSEG; via the coding sequence ATGCGTCCTGCCCGTGCCCTGATCGACCTTCAAGCCCTGCGTCACAACTACCGAATCGCCCGTGAAATCACCGGGGCCAAGGCCCTCGCGGTGATCAAGGCCGATGCCTACGGCCATGGCGCAGTGCGTTGCGCCCAGGCGCTGGAAGTCGAGGCAGACGGTTTTGCCGTGGCCTGCATCGAGGAAGCGCTGGAGCTGCGTTCCGCGGGCATTCGTGCGCCGGTCCTGCTGCTGGAAGGGTTCTTCGAAGCTGACGAGTTGTCGCTGATTGTCGAGCATGATTTCTGGTGTGTGGTGCATTCGCTCTGGCAGCTTGAAGCCATCGAGAAAGCTTCGCTGAGCAAGCCGATCACCGTCTGGCTGAAGCTGGATTCGGGCATGCATCGGGTGGGCTTGCATCCAAAGGATTATCAGGCGGCCTATCAACGGCTGCTGGCCAGCGGCAAGGTGGCAAAGGTTGTATTGATGAGCCACTTCGCCCGGGCCGATGAACTGCACGAGCAGTCCAGCGCCGAGCAGGTCGCGGTATTTGAAGCCGCGCGCCAGGGTTTGTCGGCAGAGATCAGCCTGCGCAATTCGCCGGCGGTGCTGGGTTGGCCGCAGATTCCGAGCGATTGGGTGCGTCCGGGCATCATGCTGTATGGCGCGACGCCATTTGAAGAAGCCAACGCAGTCGCCTCACGCCTGCAACCGGTGATGACGCTGGAATCGAAAGTGATCAGTGTGCGTGAACTGCCGGCCGGTGAACCGATTGGTTACGGTGCGAAATTCATTACACCCAAGCCGATGCGTGTGGGGGTGGTGGCCATGGGGTATGCCGACGGCTATCCGCGTCAGGCGCCCACCGGTACGCCGGTGCTGGTGGCCGGGCAGCGCAGCCAGTTGATCGGCCGCGTGTCGATGGACATGCTCTGCATCGACCTGACCGATGTACCGCAAGCCGGTCTCGGTTCGACCGTCGAGTTGTGGGGTAAAAACATCCTCGCCAGCGACGTGGCGGCGGCCGCGGACACGATTCCTTATCAGATCTTCTGCAACCTGCGCCGGGTGCCACTGCTCTATTCCGAGGGCTGA
- a CDS encoding RidA family protein: MSVQRQLTNERMSQIVSHNGTVYLAGQVGDDLSAGIEQQTRETLANIERLLDLAGTDKNHLLSVTIYLKDIDAHFEGMNAVWDQWLPKGVAPARATVESKLCEPEILVELSVVAALP, encoded by the coding sequence ATGTCAGTCCAGCGCCAGCTCACCAATGAGCGCATGAGTCAGATCGTCAGCCACAACGGCACCGTGTATCTGGCCGGGCAAGTCGGCGATGACTTGAGCGCCGGGATTGAACAGCAGACCCGTGAGACCCTTGCCAACATCGAGCGTTTGCTCGATCTGGCCGGTACTGACAAGAACCACCTGTTGTCGGTCACGATTTACCTGAAAGACATTGATGCACACTTCGAAGGCATGAACGCGGTATGGGACCAGTGGCTGCCAAAAGGCGTCGCACCCGCGCGTGCCACGGTTGAATCGAAACTGTGTGAACCGGAGATCCTGGTTGAGCTGTCGGTTGTAGCCGCTCTGCCATAA
- the dadA gene encoding D-amino acid dehydrogenase, translating into MRVMVLGSGVIGTASAYYLARAGFEVVVVDRQPAAAMETSFANAGQVSPGYASPWAAPGVPLKAIKWLLQRHAPLAIKATADIDQYLWMAQMLRNCTASRYAVNKERMVRLSEYSRDCLDELRAETGIAYEGRSLGTTQLFRTQAQLDGAAKDIAVLKESGVPFELLDRAGIARVEPALASVTDILAGALRLPNDQTGDCQIFTTRLAEMAVKLGVEFRFGQDIQKLDYAGDRINGVWIDGKLETADRYVLALGSYSPQLLKPLGIKAPVYPLKGYSLTVPITNPAMAPTSTILDETYKVAITRFDNRIRVGGMAEIAGFDLSLNPRRRETLEMIVNDLYPQGGDLAQASFWTGLRPTTPDGTPIVGATPFKNLFLNTGHGTLGWTMACGSGRLLADLMAKRTPQISAEGLDISRYGNKTQESAKHVSPAPAHQ; encoded by the coding sequence ATGCGCGTTATGGTCTTGGGTAGCGGCGTCATCGGTACCGCCAGTGCTTATTATCTGGCTCGGGCCGGGTTTGAAGTGGTGGTGGTGGACCGTCAGCCGGCCGCTGCCATGGAGACCAGTTTCGCCAACGCCGGCCAGGTTTCGCCGGGTTATGCCTCGCCGTGGGCGGCGCCGGGTGTGCCGCTCAAAGCCATCAAATGGCTGTTGCAGCGCCACGCACCGCTGGCGATCAAGGCCACTGCCGATATCGATCAGTACCTGTGGATGGCGCAGATGCTGCGCAACTGCACCGCCAGCCGTTACGCGGTGAACAAGGAGCGCATGGTCCGCCTGTCCGAGTACAGCCGTGACTGCCTCGACGAACTCCGCGCTGAAACCGGCATTGCCTATGAAGGCCGTAGCCTGGGCACGACGCAACTGTTCCGCACCCAAGCTCAACTGGATGGCGCCGCCAAAGACATCGCGGTGCTGAAAGAGTCCGGCGTACCGTTCGAACTGCTCGACCGCGCCGGCATTGCCCGCGTTGAGCCGGCGCTGGCCAGCGTCACCGACATCCTCGCCGGCGCCCTGCGCCTGCCGAACGACCAGACCGGCGACTGCCAGATCTTCACCACCCGCTTGGCCGAAATGGCGGTGAAACTGGGTGTGGAATTCCGCTTCGGCCAGGACATTCAGAAGCTCGACTACGCCGGTGATCGCATCAACGGCGTGTGGATCGACGGCAAGTTGGAAACCGCTGACCGCTACGTGCTGGCGCTCGGCAGCTACTCGCCGCAATTGCTCAAGCCGCTGGGGATCAAGGCGCCGGTGTACCCGCTCAAGGGTTACTCGCTGACCGTGCCGATCACCAACCCGGCCATGGCCCCGACCTCGACCATTCTCGACGAGACCTACAAGGTCGCGATCACCCGTTTCGACAACCGCATCCGCGTCGGCGGCATGGCGGAGATTGCCGGTTTTGACCTGTCGCTGAACCCGCGTCGGCGCGAAACCCTGGAGATGATCGTCAACGACCTTTATCCTCAGGGCGGCGATCTGGCCCAGGCCAGTTTCTGGACCGGCCTGCGTCCGACCACCCCGGACGGCACGCCGATCGTTGGCGCGACACCGTTCAAGAACCTGTTCCTGAACACCGGTCACGGCACACTCGGCTGGACCATGGCTTGTGGCTCCGGTCGCTTGCTGGCTGACCTGATGGCGAAAAGAACGCCGCAGATCAGCGCCGAAGGCCTCGATATTTCCCGTTATGGCAATAAGACCCAGGAGTCCGCAAAGCATGTCAGTCCAGCGCCAGCTCACCAATGA
- a CDS encoding Lrp/AsnC ligand binding domain-containing protein produces the protein MRTNTQTKRELDKIDRNILRILQADGRISFTELGEKVGLSTTPCTERVRRLEREGIIMGYNARLNPQHLKGSLLVFVEISLDYKSGDTFEEFRRAVLKLPHVLECHLVSGDFDYLVKARISEMASYRKLLGDILLKLPHVRESKSYIVMEEVKESLSLPIPD, from the coding sequence ATGCGTACCAACACCCAGACCAAACGGGAGCTGGACAAGATCGATCGCAACATCTTGCGGATCCTGCAAGCGGACGGACGTATCTCCTTCACGGAGCTGGGGGAAAAGGTCGGGCTCTCGACCACGCCCTGTACGGAGCGGGTCCGGCGTCTGGAGCGCGAAGGGATCATCATGGGCTACAACGCCCGGCTCAATCCGCAACACCTGAAGGGTAGTCTCCTGGTGTTCGTCGAGATCAGTCTCGACTACAAATCCGGTGATACTTTCGAAGAGTTCCGACGTGCAGTGCTGAAATTGCCCCATGTACTGGAATGCCACCTGGTGTCAGGGGATTTCGACTATCTGGTGAAGGCGCGGATTTCCGAGATGGCCTCGTACCGCAAACTGCTGGGCGATATCCTGCTCAAGTTGCCGCATGTTCGCGAATCCAAGAGCTACATCGTGATGGAAGAGGTGAAAGAGAGCTTGAGTTTGCCGATTCCGGATTGA
- a CDS encoding YkgJ family cysteine cluster protein, translating into MSCNSQKIRTLRQQIPSFECVPGCHDCCGPVTTSPEEMSRLPRKTRAEQDAAMDELNCVHLGPNGCTVYDERPLICRLFGTTKTLPCPNGRGPVELIHPRVEKQIHEYMASTRQVLV; encoded by the coding sequence ATGAGCTGCAACAGTCAGAAAATACGCACGCTGCGCCAGCAGATTCCGTCGTTCGAGTGTGTGCCCGGCTGCCATGACTGCTGTGGGCCGGTGACGACCTCGCCGGAAGAAATGTCCCGCCTGCCGCGCAAGACCCGCGCCGAGCAGGATGCGGCGATGGATGAACTCAATTGCGTTCACCTGGGGCCCAACGGCTGCACGGTCTATGACGAGCGACCGCTGATCTGCCGGTTGTTCGGCACCACCAAGACGCTGCCATGCCCGAATGGGCGCGGGCCGGTGGAGTTGATTCATCCGCGGGTGGAGAAGCAGATTCATGAGTACATGGCGTCTACCCGGCAGGTGTTGGTCTAG
- a CDS encoding FAD-binding oxidoreductase: MNAGAQQSAPGHQHTASYYAASSLPQPDYPALSGDLVADVCVVGGGFSGLNTALELAERGLSVILLEAHKIGWGASGRNGGQLIRGVGHGLDQFANVIGADGVRQMKLMGLEAVEIVRQRVERFQIPCDLTWGYCDLANKPRDLEGFAEDAEELRGLGYRYETRLLQANEMHTVVGSDRYVGGLIDMGSGHLHPLNLALGEAAAAQQLGALLFEQSAVSRIDYGPEIKVHTAQGSVRAKTLVLGCNAYLNQLNPELSGKVLPAGSYIIATEPLSKEQAHALLPQNMAVCDQRVALDYYRLSADRRLLFGGACHYSGRDPKDIAAYMRPKMLDVFPQLGAVKIDYQWGGMIGIGANRLPQIGRLKDQPNVYYAQAYSGHGVNATHLAGQLLAEAISGQHSGGFDLFAKVPHITFPGGKHLRSPLLALGMLWHRLKELV, from the coding sequence ATGAATGCCGGTGCTCAGCAATCCGCCCCAGGCCACCAGCACACCGCCTCTTATTACGCCGCCAGCAGCCTGCCGCAGCCTGACTATCCGGCGCTCAGCGGTGACCTGGTAGCGGATGTGTGCGTGGTCGGCGGCGGGTTTTCCGGGCTGAACACGGCGCTTGAACTGGCGGAGCGTGGCTTGAGTGTCATCCTGCTTGAAGCCCACAAGATTGGCTGGGGTGCCAGCGGACGCAATGGCGGGCAGTTGATTCGCGGTGTCGGCCATGGCCTGGACCAGTTCGCCAACGTGATCGGTGCGGACGGCGTGCGTCAGATGAAACTCATGGGCCTTGAGGCGGTGGAAATCGTCCGCCAGCGTGTCGAACGCTTTCAGATCCCTTGCGACCTGACCTGGGGTTACTGCGACCTGGCCAACAAGCCACGCGACCTCGAAGGCTTCGCCGAAGACGCCGAAGAGCTGCGCGGCCTCGGTTACCGTTATGAAACCCGCCTGCTGCAAGCCAATGAAATGCACACGGTGGTGGGCTCCGACCGTTACGTTGGCGGCCTGATCGATATGGGCTCGGGGCATTTGCACCCACTGAACCTGGCACTGGGCGAAGCGGCCGCCGCCCAGCAATTGGGGGCGCTGTTGTTTGAACAGTCGGCGGTCTCCCGCATCGATTACGGCCCCGAAATCAAAGTCCACACGGCCCAGGGCTCGGTCCGCGCCAAGACTCTGGTACTGGGCTGCAACGCCTACCTCAACCAACTCAACCCTGAACTCAGCGGCAAGGTCCTGCCGGCCGGCAGCTACATCATTGCCACCGAACCCTTGAGCAAAGAACAGGCGCACGCCCTGCTGCCGCAGAACATGGCGGTCTGCGATCAGCGGGTGGCGCTCGATTACTATCGCCTCTCGGCAGACCGGCGCCTGCTGTTTGGGGGCGCCTGTCACTATTCAGGCCGTGATCCGAAAGACATCGCGGCGTACATGCGACCGAAGATGCTGGACGTCTTCCCGCAACTGGGCGCGGTGAAAATCGACTATCAATGGGGCGGGATGATCGGCATCGGCGCCAACCGGCTGCCGCAGATCGGCCGACTTAAAGACCAGCCCAACGTGTATTACGCCCAGGCCTATTCCGGTCATGGGGTAAATGCCACGCATCTGGCCGGCCAGTTGCTGGCCGAGGCGATCAGTGGCCAGCACAGCGGCGGGTTCGATCTGTTTGCCAAGGTGCCGCACATCACCTTCCCTGGCGGCAAACATTTGCGTTCACCGTTGTTGGCGTTGGGGATGCTTTGGCATCGGCTTAAAGAGTTGGTCTGA
- a CDS encoding DUF1127 domain-containing protein, which translates to MNGLSDVRLTLHSQELARGQESGTREALMRNAPSGLSRWGLFWHRLHTRKALLALTPEQLRDVGLSPEQAREEGLKPFWRI; encoded by the coding sequence ATGAACGGCTTGAGCGATGTGCGGCTGACGTTACACAGTCAGGAACTGGCGAGAGGGCAGGAAAGCGGTACGCGTGAGGCGCTGATGCGCAATGCGCCGTCCGGCCTGAGTCGCTGGGGTCTGTTCTGGCATCGTCTGCACACGCGCAAGGCGTTGCTGGCGCTGACGCCGGAGCAGCTCAGGGATGTGGGGCTGTCTCCGGAGCAGGCGCGGGAGGAGGGGCTCAAGCCTTTCTGGCGGATCTGA